The Nocardia sp. NBC_00508 nucleotide sequence GAGGGCCTTGCGCTGCTGGAGCATGCACCAGGTCGCCAGGTAGGCGATGTCGTCGGGCAGGTCGTCGCGGCACAGCACCACCAGATCGGCGAAATCCAATGTGCGCAGATCACTTTCAAGACCTGGAAGGTATCCGGCGTCGACAGTCGCCGCGCCCCAGCCGAGTTCGGCGAAGCCGTCGATGACTTCGTCTCCCCAGTCCAGGTAGCGCACCGGCCGCCGGTTGGCGATGTGCTGCCATACCGGCATCATGATCGCTTCGTTGATCAGCACATTGGCCTGGCCGGTGGTGAAGGCGTGGAGTGCGGGGAACGGCCGCTCCCAGTACGCGAAACGGGCACCATTGGCCACCAGCGTTGCCGGGTCCGCCCCGGCCAGCCGCAATCCGTGATGGGCGGCCATACCGATGGTGTTGATCCCGTCTTCCGCGCAGGTCGCGATAACCAGCTGGTCGGCCACCTTCGCGAGGTCGGCCACCGTATGCACCGGCAGGCTCGCATCGACCGCGATGACCAGGCGGTCACGGTGAGCGATCGAGCCCAGCGCCCGCAAGTTCGGCTGCGGGCCGACCCCGATCGGTCCCGATCCGTCGAAGACGAGCCGGACGGCCGCAGCCGGGGTCATGACGGTGATGTCGACCTCGCCCGCGAGCAAAGCATCGGTCTGATCGCGGCCGCCGCGTCCCGCCCAGGTGGCGAAACGTGAACCGACACCGGATCTATCGCCGATCTCCTGGGCCAGCCACCCGCAGATGCGGGTCATGTTCGCCTGGCCCCAGTCGGCCCGAAACTGCAGCGTGATGTCCCGCTCGATCCGAGGTTCAACCGTCGCCCGCACTCCCGCTGTCATTCCGTGACCAGCGCGCTCAGACCAGCCTCATCGAGCGTCAAGTCGATCTCGGTAATGGAGTCGAACGGGAATCCGACCCGCTCGAACTCCTTCTCGACCGACGCCGCGTCGGCCCCCTCATACAGGGTCACGATGAACCCCGTATCGGTATTGGCTTCCAGCCGCTTGAACGTCGCGTGCACGCCCTTGGCTACCTCGGGCCCGAAGCCCGCGACTTCCTCGGCGGACAGCCCGGGTGCCTGATGAAGGCTCAGAAAGAGGGGCATATCGATCTCCTACATTGGTGTCACGATGTGGAACACTGTGCCTCATAATGACATGTTGTGGGTCACACTGCAAGAAAGCTGCGGTGGTAGTGGTTTATCCAGCGGCTATGCGACACGGATGCCAGGGATGGCAATGGGCCGCACGAGACTGCGCATACAGACGGTGCCCTCCGGGTAGTCCAACCGCCCGACCTCGTTCCGCATTGCGACCGGCCACCAGGACGCTCGCGCCCTCCCGGGCGTTCATCCGGGCGATCGCTTCACCGATCCCCTTCGTCGCACCGGCGACCAGCGCAACCCGGTCGCTCAATCACGTCATCAGACCTCCACTTCACACAAGGCCCTCACGTCTCACAATGAGGAACAATGTTCCATATAGTGCCATGATGTGAGTCGCATCACAATAACTTAGTTCCTCTATGAGGGCCCCTGTTCCCTATCGTGAAATGAATTGGCTCATACTGCTCAGCGCCGTGGGATACCGTGAACTCATGAATGTCAATCGCCTCGAGCATCCGGGCGGCACCACCAAGCCTGCGCGAGTGGACAATTCCGATGAGGAATCCGACGGGCGACCCGCCGGCCTGATCGGAGCGGTCGACAACGTACTTCGCCTGCTGCGACTGTTCGAGAACAGCAAACAGCTTCGGGTCAACGAGGTCAGCCGCGAAATGGGCTTGTCCCGTTCGACCGTGCACCGGATGCTCTCCACGCTGAGCTACCACCAGTTCGTCGAACAGGACGAGTTCTCCCGGGCTTATCAGCCAGGACCGGCCCTGGTCGACATCGGACTGGCCGTCGTGCAGAACATGGACATCCGGGTGATGGCCCGCAGTGCGCTGACCAAGCTGTGGACCGAGACCAACGAGACGGTCCACCTGGCGATCCTGCGTGGACCCGAGGTGCTGTTCCTCGACAGCATCGAAAGCCAGCAGATCGTGCGCACCGGCAGCCGCATCGGCTGGACACTGCCCGCCCATGCGACCGCCAGCGGCAAAGCACTGCTGGCCGAACTCGACGAGGACGACCTACTGGCGCTGTATCCGAACGAGAAACTCGAGGCGCCGACCGACACCGCACTCAACAGCAGAGCCGCCCTGATCACCCAACTGGCCGAGACACACGACCGGGGCTACGCGATCAACAACGCCGAGAGCGAAACCGATGTCAGTGCCGTCGGCGCCGTCGTGCGCGACCGCGCCGGGCGCGCACGCGCATCGATCGCCGTAACAGCACCCCGTTCGCGCGTCGACGAGGAGTGGGTGACGACGACCGCCGCCGCCGCCGTCCGTATCGCAAACGAACTCAGCGGCCGGATCGGGTAGCCGACAACACTGCACGACCAACCACTTCGGTGACCTTCGCGAACCCTCAGGTTCATGCGGAGGTCACCGAACTCGTTTCACGGTCACGCGGATTTCGATTGTTCTCAATTCGCCCCCCTCGGGCTCAACCCCTTGCTAACGTACGGTTCGTGATGCGGCCACCTGTTCCGCATCGCGCTACATAATATCCGGTGAGCCAGCGGTGTGTCGCATCCACCCTGGTCGAACACCCGACTCAGTTCCCACCGAGATCGACCTGAGAGCAGACGCGACCATGAACGCAACGCCAGCAACAACGACCACCCCCACGGCAACGCCCCCGACTGACACCGCCCGCCCCTCCTACCGGTTTGCACTACTCTCCGCATTCTCACTATGGGTTGCCCTATTGGGCCCGGCCTGGTCGTACGTTCCCGCCCAACCCGAAATGCAGATTCCCGCGATGAGTCTGAACTTCGCGGAGATGGCCGCAGGCGCCGGCCAGAGCCCATCCGGATTGCAGCAGGCATTCTTCGGGTGGATCGCCTGGGCGCTCGCGCTGATCACGACGATCCTGGCCCTCCTCGCGACGCGGTGGTCGAGCCGAATTCTCGGCGGCCTGTGCATCCTCGTGGGCTTGGCGGAACTGGTCCTGACCGCGTACGGAATAAAGGGCACCACCACCTGGTCCGCGGTCATCGACGGAATGGAAAATATGCGGCTCGGCGGCGTGCTGTATCTATTCGGCCTTGTGCTGCTCATCCAAATCGGGGCTCTTGTGCTGCTCCTCCAAGCATCGCCGCTACATCCAAGTGACACAAAGGAATTCAGCTCATGACACTGAACGAACCCACACCCGCCGAAGTCGAGCAAGAGATCGTCGAACTACTGCGCATCGAGGAGATCGGAGCCCTGGCAGTCGTCACCCCGGACGGCGCTCCGCTCGCTGCGACCATGCACTTCGCCTCCGACGGGCTGGCCACCTACGTGCACACCTTCACCTACACACGTAAATACGCCGCCCTCTTGAACGACAACCGAGTCAGCTACACCCTCGACCACCTTCCAGCAGACGGCTTCGCAGGGCGGGCCGCACTCCGTGCGATCCAAGTCAACGGGACCGCCACTAGAGTGACCGAACCTGCCGAGATCGACCGGGCGATCCAGGTCAGCCACGAGCAATTCGAGTGGCTCAAAGACGCTGATATCTACAAGAGCTTCAGGCGAACAGGCGGCGCCGGCAGTCAGGTCTTCTTCCGAATCGACCCGGTCGAGGCATTGTGGAACGACAACCGCGTGCGCATCCAGTGGCGCACGTTGGTCAGGTTCGACGCCGACGGTAAGCACGTCGCCACGCTCGAGCCGTACAAGAGTCAGGGCTGACGGACCACTGCGGCAAGTGTTGACGGTCGCTTGCCGACGGTAGTGACACTTGCTAGTGTTGTCTCGTGACGCGGGTCACTGTTCCGCATGATGCAACAGAATCGGGTGCAGGCAGCAGCCACTCGGCCCGGACGCCATATCGGGCCCTGCCCCGCACCTGGCGGTCACCGCCTCGCGTCCGGCTCGCCCATGCGTGCCCGCCGGCCTCATCCCCTGGATCGGCGGGCACGTAGGAGGCACAGTTCGAAGGAGAATGATGTGAGCCAAGCCATCGAAGCCGCGGCAGCCATCCCCGAGATGACCGCCGGAAAGCGAATCCCGCCGCCCACGGGCAAGCGAGAGCCGTTGAAGGTCAGCGTGTACGAGCGGATGGCGAAAGCCGGCGCCGAACTGGTCCCGATCTTTCCGTACGACGATGCGGGCGCGATGGTGCCGTGCGGCGCGCTCATGTACGGGGAACCGGGCAAGGATCACGGCCATTTCTTCCACGCCAACTCGGTGTCGGAGGTGACGGTGATCTTCGGCTCGAACGACGCGATGCTGCAGACCGGCCAGATCATGGCGCTGCAGAAGTTCCACGGCGTGAATTCCTTTCTGCGTGACCAGGAGAACCCCGAGGCGTTCGTGCTGGTGACGGTCACCCAACTGCAGTCCGAGGAGGCCGGGCAGAAGGAAGCCATGGTCGCCAAGTGCCAGAGCTGCAAGAAGGAGATGCTTCGGCACGAATACGATGCCGGCCCCGAAGGCGCACCGGATTTCGATCCGACCCGATTCGGCAAGGCCGACGATGTCTATCGGCAGTTCTCCACCATGGTCGGATCCCACGAATTCGCTGCGATCCGCAACTCCGATGCCGGTCGCACCTGCGGCAATTGCGGGCACGTGAACACCGAATTCCCGGCCGACCCGTGGGGCTGGGGCCGAGTGGTCGAACAAACCCGGGTCGCCAACGCGGCCTACCACGCACTGCGCAAAACCGCGAAGGAAGAGGGATAATCACATGTCGCGCCGCCGCATGCTGTCAGCCTTCAAAACCGGTGCCACAGTCGGCAATTACGCCGATCTCGCGGTCCTGCCGATCGACGTCGACCCCCAACTGGTGCTATCGAGGAACTGGGTCGACCAGCCGTTCTATCAGATCTTCGCCAAGGACACCATCATCGTCCAGATGTCGGGCTCGTCCCGAATCAGTATGCGCAACAGCAATGTCAACTACTTCATTGCTCAGGTCGGCGATAACGTCTACGTCCCAGCAGGCACGCCGCACCGTATCGAGCCCATCGAAGAGGGCGTCATGCTGCGTTATGTCGCGCTCGAAGCAGGACTCGAAGCCGCGGCCTGGTTCTGCCACACGTGCGGCGAGGAACTGCACCGTCTGGAATGGGAACACGACAATGACGCCGAAGCCGCACCCATCTACGCGAGCGCCTGCGCCCGTTTCAGCGCCGACCTCGAGGCCCGCACCTGCGGCACGTGCGGCACCGTAGCCGAACCGATCGACCTCGACATTCTCGGCTGGTCCGGACTCGTCTCCGAAGCCGTTCCCGCCGCGGGATAAGCATCCGATCCATTCCGGCTCCGCACTCATCCAAATGCGGAGCGGTTCAAGCGCGCGACAAAATCGCCTGCCACAGAAAGTGATTCGACATTTGTTCAAGGAAATTCTGACCGTTTACGGAAAAGACACGAGAACCCGGCAGGAATGCCAGGACCACATCGCCGATTCGCATCGCTCGCTGGTCATGTCATTGCCGAACCTCACCAAGATCTACCGGTACTACAGCATGCATCGGGTTCAGAACGATCCAGTGCTCGCGGCGTTCACGCCTTACCGCTACGACACCGAGATGCTGATCGTCTCCCCGCACGCTACCGAATCCCGCGAGGAGTGTATCGCGGGTATGACCGATCCGGGATACCTGGTGCGTGCGGCTTACGAACCGTTCGTCGACGCCGACCGCAGCACATCGATCCTGTCGAACGAATACGTCGCCGTGGAC carries:
- a CDS encoding TAXI family TRAP transporter solute-binding subunit; this encodes MRATVEPRIERDITLQFRADWGQANMTRICGWLAQEIGDRSGVGSRFATWAGRGGRDQTDALLAGEVDITVMTPAAAVRLVFDGSGPIGVGPQPNLRALGSIAHRDRLVIAVDASLPVHTVADLAKVADQLVIATCAEDGINTIGMAAHHGLRLAGADPATLVANGARFAYWERPFPALHAFTTGQANVLINEAIMMPVWQHIANRRPVRYLDWGDEVIDGFAELGWGAATVDAGYLPGLESDLRTLDFADLVVLCRDDLPDDIAYLATWCMLQQRKALEAQYMHMAPDHTPVGYPLDPATMAKTPVPLHPAAQRAYADLAQEKPATDGLIWS
- a CDS encoding nickel-binding protein — protein: MPLFLSLHQAPGLSAEEVAGFGPEVAKGVHATFKRLEANTDTGFIVTLYEGADAASVEKEFERVGFPFDSITEIDLTLDEAGLSALVTE
- a CDS encoding SDR family NAD(P)-dependent oxidoreductase gives rise to the protein MSDRVALVAGATKGIGEAIARMNAREGASVLVAGRNAERGRAVGLPGGHRLYAQSRAAHCHPWHPCRIAAG
- a CDS encoding IclR family transcriptional regulator; amino-acid sequence: MNVNRLEHPGGTTKPARVDNSDEESDGRPAGLIGAVDNVLRLLRLFENSKQLRVNEVSREMGLSRSTVHRMLSTLSYHQFVEQDEFSRAYQPGPALVDIGLAVVQNMDIRVMARSALTKLWTETNETVHLAILRGPEVLFLDSIESQQIVRTGSRIGWTLPAHATASGKALLAELDEDDLLALYPNEKLEAPTDTALNSRAALITQLAETHDRGYAINNAESETDVSAVGAVVRDRAGRARASIAVTAPRSRVDEEWVTTTAAAAVRIANELSGRIG
- a CDS encoding pyridoxamine 5'-phosphate oxidase family protein, encoding MTLNEPTPAEVEQEIVELLRIEEIGALAVVTPDGAPLAATMHFASDGLATYVHTFTYTRKYAALLNDNRVSYTLDHLPADGFAGRAALRAIQVNGTATRVTEPAEIDRAIQVSHEQFEWLKDADIYKSFRRTGGAGSQVFFRIDPVEALWNDNRVRIQWRTLVRFDADGKHVATLEPYKSQG